The Bacteroidales bacterium sequence CAAAGGAAAGATTCAATCCGGTTTAGCTATAATTCTTTAAGAGGGTTAATGATACATGAGAAAGCACACGCTTTTTTTAATGAGATGAAATCCAGACTGTATTCAGAAGGGACAAAGCATTATTACACCCTCACTCCGGATTATGTTTTCAGCAAATCCTTTATTGAAGAGGGTGTTGCACAATATTGTGCCTATAAAATGGGAGAAATTATCATCCCAGAAAGATATGAACCGTCTGATAGTTTAGAGACTTTGTTTGTTGAGAAAGCCTCCGAATTAGAATATGAATATTCTTTATATTATTTGAAAGATTTCCTGGATTTTTTCGGTCTTGAAGAAGGTACGAAGATTTTATTAACCAATCCTCCTCCCACCAAAGAAGAAATCATCAACCCTCTGAAATTCTATCAAAGACTGGAACATTATAACGGCCTTGATTTGGGTTTTTTCCCAAAGCTTTTCAAAAAGCGGGATTTTAGAACCAGGTAGCGTTCTATGGGGTCACATTTTGCTTGACCCTGTTAACAAATTTTTTTGAGGGTTTGAAGACAGGAATGTAATGTTCCGGTATTACAATTTCTTTGTTTTTGCCAATATCCCGGCCTTTTTTCTGAGCGCGCTTTTTCACGACAAAACTTCCAAAACCTCTCAAATAAACATCTTCGCCGCCTATCATAGATTCTTTTACGGTTTCCATGAACGTTTCCATGATTTGTTCGATGTTTTTTTTCTCAATACCTGTTTTTTTGGCCATCTCGTCTATCAGTTCTGCTTTTCTCATTTTTTAAATATTTAAGGGTTATACTTTAATAAACTGATTCCTTTATACGGGAAAATTTATGATGTGTTACGGCAAATGAAGAATTTGAAAATGGTCCACTGGTATCGGGATTC is a genomic window containing:
- a CDS encoding integration host factor subunit beta; translation: MRKAELIDEMAKKTGIEKKNIEQIMETFMETVKESMIGGEDVYLRGFGSFVVKKRAQKKGRDIGKNKEIVIPEHYIPVFKPSKKFVNRVKQNVTP